GCTTCAATAATATACAAAATTGAAGAATCAGCAGGATCAGATTCACCTTCAAAACGATATGTTTTGATAATAGTTAAATCTTCCGGATTATAACTTTTCCCCTTTCCGGCTGTAAAACCGTCCTCAGTCCATCTGAATTCGTTATCAAGTTTTTTCAAACGTAATTTTTCCAAAACGTGAGAAAGCGTAGCCATTTCTGTTATCCTAGGACTAGAATCCGACTCGTTCGTGGTGATGTTATTTTCCATAATGCTATTTGGTAAGGATGTCGTGGTTTGTTAATTTGATTTCATCTTGTGTAGCACTCATACTTCAAATACTATGCCATCATTTTAGATATACGATCTTCAAAATTAATTCGGAATTGAATTTGTAAATTAGCCTTATGAAAATCCTTATTATAGAAGACGAAAAGGAGCTTGCTCAGAATATTTCCGCTTATTTATCGGATGAAAATTATTTGTGTGAATTTGCTGAAACCTTTCAACAGGCTTTGGATAAAATTGAGGTATATAACTACGACTGCATCTTACTGGATCTGATGCTTCCCGGTGGTGACGGATTGAAAATCCTGGAAGAGCTCAAAAAACACGATAAGCAGGATGGCGTTATTATCATTTCTGCCAAAGATTCTCTAAATGATAAAATCGCCGGATTACAAATCGGAGCTGATGATTATCTGGCCAAACCATTTCATTTGTCAGAATTAGCCGCTCGAATTTATTCGGTCATCAGAAGAAAACAATTCGGGAATTCCAATATTATCAAACTGCACGAACTTCAAATTGACTTACTGGCAAAAACAATTCTTGTCAACAATGAGCCTGTTATTCTGACAAAAAAAGAGTTCGATCTGCTTTTGCTGTTTATTGGCAATAAAAACCGCGTAATTTCCAAAAGTGCTTTGGCTGAACACTTATCCGGAGACATTGCGGATATGCTTGATAACCATGATTTTGTATACGCTCATATCAAAAATATGAAGAAAAAACTTGTAGATGCAGGATACCGGAATTACCTCAAAACGATTTATGGAACAGGCTATAAATGGGAAGCATGAACAAACTTTTAAACAGGCCTCTGAAAGCTTTTACTCTTTATGCTTTGCTGGTTCTGGCGTGCAGTATTCCCGTTTATTACTTTATTGTTGACTATATCTGGCGCAGTGAACTGGATGAATATAACGAAATTGTAAAAAGCAGGATCGAGTCAGGATTGAACAAATTAAGCCTTCATAAAGATGAATGGGAGAAAACAATTGCGCTCTGGAACAAAACACAGCCGGGTACGAAAATCGAAAAATCTTTATTGAGAGTAAGCCCTCCCGATAGTATTTATACGATTATGCGGGGAAAACAAAGTGCTAGTGAAGAAGATCTGGAAAGGTACCGGGGATTGTCGTCATACATAAAAGTACAGGGTGAACTTTATCATCTCACGATTGAAATCAACGTCGAAGAAGCGCACGAAACGGTTTTTGCCATTGCAGCTGTAACCGTATTATTTTTTATTATTCTGCTAGCCGGTTTTGTAATTTTGAACCGCAGAATTGCCACACAAATCTGGAAACCGTTTCATTCTACACTGGACCGTTTAAAATCATTTGATCTGAACAGCCAGAATAATATAAATCTCGAAAAATCAGATATTCAGGAATTCGAACAGCTGAATCAGGCACTCTATCAATTGATAGCTAAGAACATTTCTGTATTCCGTCAACAAAAAGAATTTACAGAAAATGCTTCTCATGAGCTTCAAACACCGCTTGCGGTCCTAAAATCAAAAATTGATTTATTAATGCAAAACGAGTCGCTTACAGAGAGTCAGTCTGAACTGATTGCCTCATTGAATATGCCGCTTTCCAGAGTTTCCCGAATAAATAAGAATCTGTTATTACTTGCCAAAATTGAAAATCAACAATTCGCAGAGGATGAACTGATCAATATGACCGAACTTGTAAACCAGAACCTGGAATTTTTAGGAGAACACTTGATTGCAAAAAATAATACTGTGGAAATGGAGATTGATGAAGATTCTTCCGTAACTGCAAACAAAAGCCTTGTGGAAATTATGCTTGTTAACCTACTTCTCAACGCCATTCGCCACAGTCAGGAAAATGGAACCATCAGGATAAAGTTAACCGATAAAGATTTGATAATCAGCAATACGGGAAACAATCCTTTAAATAAGGATACATTGTTCAAACGATTTATAACCTCTTCCAGCAACACACCTAGCAGCGGATTAGGCCTGGCTATTGTAAAAGAAATTGCATATCGTTACAACTGGCAGGTTGAATACCAGTTCGTCAATTATTTCCATCAGTTTTCAATACATTTTAGACCTCAGGATTGAATGAACAACCTTTATGTATCCAATGGAAATTAAAATCCGAAATTTATAGCTTGCTGCTTTTAGTGACGCCTGACTGTGAGGAATTATATTCTACACTCGAAAAAATTCTATCCTCCAGCACCTTATTGCTCACTGGTTTTTTGAATACCAGTGCAACAATCATAACCATTGTTAACAATGAGATAATAAAAATCCTATCTCCGTATTGTTCAATTTTCTTGTACATATTTTTCAATACAAATTTGTTCTATTGTGGGGTGTAATTTGGTATAATGAACAAATATAGATTTTTTTTTCGAAATCAGCCAAATCACCTATTAAAAATATTCAATTTATACTTAAAAACAGAATTATATATTTGGCAATCTATGGTCATATCACC
The nucleotide sequence above comes from Dyadobacter subterraneus. Encoded proteins:
- a CDS encoding response regulator transcription factor, which codes for MKILIIEDEKELAQNISAYLSDENYLCEFAETFQQALDKIEVYNYDCILLDLMLPGGDGLKILEELKKHDKQDGVIIISAKDSLNDKIAGLQIGADDYLAKPFHLSELAARIYSVIRRKQFGNSNIIKLHELQIDLLAKTILVNNEPVILTKKEFDLLLLFIGNKNRVISKSALAEHLSGDIADMLDNHDFVYAHIKNMKKKLVDAGYRNYLKTIYGTGYKWEA
- a CDS encoding sensor histidine kinase, which codes for MNKLLNRPLKAFTLYALLVLACSIPVYYFIVDYIWRSELDEYNEIVKSRIESGLNKLSLHKDEWEKTIALWNKTQPGTKIEKSLLRVSPPDSIYTIMRGKQSASEEDLERYRGLSSYIKVQGELYHLTIEINVEEAHETVFAIAAVTVLFFIILLAGFVILNRRIATQIWKPFHSTLDRLKSFDLNSQNNINLEKSDIQEFEQLNQALYQLIAKNISVFRQQKEFTENASHELQTPLAVLKSKIDLLMQNESLTESQSELIASLNMPLSRVSRINKNLLLLAKIENQQFAEDELINMTELVNQNLEFLGEHLIAKNNTVEMEIDEDSSVTANKSLVEIMLVNLLLNAIRHSQENGTIRIKLTDKDLIISNTGNNPLNKDTLFKRFITSSSNTPSSGLGLAIVKEIAYRYNWQVEYQFVNYFHQFSIHFRPQD